The following coding sequences lie in one Armatimonadota bacterium genomic window:
- a CDS encoding YHS domain-containing protein, whose translation MKATPVAFTNDKGELLCPVNGDVVASPDKAAGFQDYEGKRYYFCCAGCPDKFKADPAKYADGKALKKL comes from the coding sequence ATGAAGGCTACGCCTGTCGCTTTCACCAACGACAAGGGAGAACTTCTGTGCCCAGTCAACGGCGATGTCGTTGCCTCGCCCGATAAGGCCGCTGGATTCCAAGATTACGAAGGCAAGCGCTACTACTTCTGCTGTGCCGGATGCCCGGATAAGTTCAAGGCGGACCCGGCCAAGTACGCCGACGGCAAGGCTCTGAAGAAACTCTAA
- a CDS encoding HlyD family efflux transporter periplasmic adaptor subunit produces the protein MKQVLGFVKKQWFSLLLLLGVGIGVSWVVHHLRPPGAMSVVEAQGMDMTAMRAPLGAFPVEMDKVASRLVGGSSVYPATVQALNDEDVTARVAGLVVDLKVYPGDKVQPGQLLGRIDAKELQQKSAAGSLAATAANLQARAAQSMVSQETASVARVKAEAKTAAAKIEEAKALLRSSQSRLEEAKSAVVKSEADIVESQANLTYAEANVKRNQPLLDGGAISRRELEQSVRDRDAAQSRVDAAKAANRQAKAAVSTATDSVHAAEAAVATAQSDAQAANVAVSEANAKLETARQQATAQGASASATAADAQASQDIASYTELRALSRGVVSERVVSPGTPVQAGQVILRLKSDAKLRVQADLPQALAGQVRVGSPARIRVNGKVLETKISSVFPFVEGNSRTFRVEALVDNPRNGLDVGSYAELEVFTHDQTQGLAVQNEAIKTASDGTHYVWLIKEGAPIPDKEREYTCTMHPEVSHKGPGKCPICDMPLVPRDARGSLTVERQPVEIGVKDNSYTQIVSGLKAGDEVTTHGDAELFPKAAVRSAAEAAEPTEKESEKEPAKPEPAMPEDKKSMPPMEGM, from the coding sequence ATGAAACAGGTTCTTGGTTTCGTGAAGAAGCAGTGGTTTAGCCTGCTTCTTCTCTTGGGCGTCGGTATCGGCGTCTCGTGGGTTGTCCATCACCTTCGGCCACCCGGCGCGATGAGCGTCGTCGAAGCGCAGGGCATGGACATGACCGCGATGCGCGCGCCGCTTGGCGCGTTCCCCGTCGAGATGGATAAGGTTGCCAGCCGCCTTGTGGGTGGAAGCTCGGTCTATCCGGCGACGGTGCAGGCGCTGAACGACGAGGATGTCACGGCCCGTGTGGCTGGCCTCGTCGTCGACTTGAAGGTGTACCCGGGTGACAAAGTTCAGCCGGGACAGCTTTTGGGGCGCATCGATGCGAAGGAACTCCAGCAGAAGAGCGCGGCAGGATCGCTCGCCGCAACCGCAGCGAACCTCCAGGCTCGCGCGGCGCAATCGATGGTGAGCCAAGAAACCGCCTCGGTGGCCCGCGTCAAGGCCGAAGCCAAGACCGCCGCTGCCAAGATCGAAGAAGCCAAGGCCCTGCTTCGCTCGTCCCAATCGCGCCTGGAAGAAGCCAAGAGCGCGGTGGTGAAGAGCGAAGCCGACATCGTCGAGAGCCAGGCCAACCTGACATACGCCGAAGCCAACGTAAAGCGCAATCAGCCGCTCCTCGATGGCGGAGCGATCTCCCGCCGCGAACTGGAACAATCCGTTCGAGATCGCGATGCTGCGCAGTCGCGCGTCGATGCCGCCAAGGCTGCCAACCGGCAAGCCAAGGCCGCCGTCTCGACCGCGACGGATTCGGTTCATGCCGCCGAGGCGGCGGTTGCAACCGCCCAATCCGATGCTCAGGCCGCCAACGTGGCCGTCAGCGAGGCCAATGCCAAGCTGGAGACGGCCCGCCAACAGGCCACCGCGCAAGGCGCAAGCGCTTCGGCCACCGCCGCCGACGCTCAGGCTTCTCAGGACATCGCCTCGTACACCGAGCTTCGGGCTCTGTCGCGTGGCGTCGTCTCGGAGCGCGTCGTCAGCCCCGGCACGCCGGTCCAAGCCGGACAGGTCATTCTCCGACTCAAATCAGACGCTAAACTGCGCGTCCAGGCCGACCTGCCTCAGGCGCTCGCCGGTCAGGTGCGCGTCGGTTCGCCCGCCCGAATTCGGGTCAACGGAAAGGTCTTGGAGACCAAGATTTCGAGCGTGTTCCCGTTCGTCGAGGGCAACTCAAGAACCTTCCGCGTCGAAGCGTTGGTCGATAACCCTCGCAACGGACTGGACGTCGGAAGCTACGCAGAACTCGAAGTCTTCACCCACGACCAGACGCAGGGTCTTGCCGTCCAGAACGAGGCGATCAAGACCGCCAGCGATGGCACTCACTACGTGTGGCTCATCAAAGAGGGCGCGCCGATCCCGGATAAGGAGCGGGAGTACACCTGCACCATGCACCCCGAGGTCTCGCACAAAGGGCCGGGTAAATGCCCGATCTGCGACATGCCTTTGGTGCCACGCGACGCCCGGGGAAGCCTGACGGTTGAGCGCCAGCCGGTTGAAATCGGCGTGAAGGATAACTCCTACACCCAAATCGTCTCGGGTCTGAAAGCAGGTGACGAAGTCACGACCCATGGCGACGCCGAATTGTTCCCCAAAGCCGCTGTGAGATCGGCCGCTGAAGCCGCCGAACCAACCGAAAAGGAATCTGAAAAGGAGCCCGCAAAGCCCGAACCGGCCATGCCGGAAGATAAGAAATCCATGCCGCCCATGGAGGGTATGTGA